From a region of the Zingiber officinale cultivar Zhangliang chromosome 4B, Zo_v1.1, whole genome shotgun sequence genome:
- the LOC121977974 gene encoding zinc finger AN1 domain-containing stress-associated protein 15-like — MAGERCDLNKDEAKILKPSSSSSPPPLPSQPSLLAPQEFPAPERPERLQAPVAPISCLLKPEEERRSSPPIKRCLICRKRVGLTCFRCRCGDLFCNLHRYSDAHDCSFDYKAAGREQIAKNNPLIRAAKIIKI; from the coding sequence ATGGCAGGGGAAAGGTGTGATCTTAACAAGGACGAAGCGAAGATTCTCAAACCCTCGTCGTCCTCTTCGCCCCCTCCGTTGCCATCGCAGCCTTCTCTTTTGGCCCCTCAAGAATTTCCAGCTCCGGAGAGGCCCGAGAGGCTCCAAGCTCCTGTCGCTCCGATCTCCTGCCTGCTGAAGCCCGAGGAAGAGCGCCGGTCGTCCCCGCCCATCAAGCGCTGCCTGATCTGCAGGAAAAGGGTGGGTTTGACCTGCTTCCGCTGCCGCTGCGGCGATCTCTTCTGCAATCTCCACCGATACTCCGATGCTCATGACTGCTCTTTCGATTACAAGGCGGCTGGAAGAGAGCAGATCGCCAAGAACAACCCTCTCATAAGAGCTGCAAAGATCATTAAAATATGA
- the LOC121976777 gene encoding ATPase family AAA domain-containing protein At1g05910-like, whose translation MDSKRDGASIAPLRTSDRLRRRPKYFGRPYLYYKPMIRKRIKSKRRDAASQIVKRLLRPRNHTIKVPSPNSMVTNLRRSTRKRKMSINLEDYDTDTSGSEDDDLLASKYQPSQQRKRITRTNSLPRREGLRPRRSLNDRRAYQETEEGQESSEEQESEDETENDGDEDEDAGNEEDGDLGDEVAEDEEVGDEVAEDEEMGDEVAEDGDDEEGEEEQEGRKRYDLRNRAEVRRLDSEKEGKQRIVSPRKILHRGMNSKNKRYLSKDGSRVHRRRGMPLPDDSDDSLLVDEFNEGPSTPWMRNRSGMPWLLGGLDIHGSTAWGLNVAASGWSYQGEAISSLSTGIQTAGPSSKGGADIQPLQVDENVSFEDIGGLSEYINALKEMVFFPLLYPDFFAKYHITPPRGVLLCGHPGTGKTLIARALASAASKAGQKVSFYMRKGADVLSKWVGEAERQLKMLFEEAQRNQPSIIFFDEIDGLAPVRSSKQEQIHNSIVSTLLALMDGLDSRGQVVLIGATNRIDAIDGALRRPGRFDREFIFPLPGYEARAEILSIHTRKWKEPVSKELKMELAASCVGYCGADLKSLCTEAAIRAFREKYPQVYTSDEKFVIDVDSVRIERHHFLEAMSTITPSSHRGSIVHSRPLSSTVAPCLQRHLHRIMEQLSDIFSFLSNSDVSRLSAFSCGSGIPLVYRPRLLIYGDESAGLDHVGAAILHQLEKFPIHSIGLPSLLSDPSAKTPEEALVHIFSEARRTTPSILYLPQFHIWWETADQLLKAVLKTLLYELPSNLPVLVIGTSLVSLEQMDVDATSIFALSNIYQLDKPTANDRLNFWEKMVGALLSIQLEQSTDKELTNLPELPKAPKEVSHAKLSELKAKSEAEQHALRRLRMCLRDVCNRILYDKRFSAFHYPVSDEDAPGYHSIIHNPMDMATILQRVDCGQYRTRSEFSQDIDLIVSNAKAYNKDDYTGARIVSRACELRDVVEGMLTQMDPTLISFCDKIAAQGPCLQLADDADGSNVSAVPVAQLASVTRASARLRNAQPEVNPTQSYEALKRQKNHTGIDEGSIAEPVQQESQELGASAPVDNSNKEQLEASEVAPVPENDHDVDMADAEFSERLEAVKQRFIERTEGHGIPELELLYIRAMKDVTVVGSKHTEDAKLLVLRHLSKFVEDDANI comes from the exons ATGGATTCAAAAAGAGATGGGGCATCAATCGCGCCTCTGCGGACAAGTGATCGACTCCGCCGACGGCCTAAATACTTTGGTCGGCCTTACTTATACTACAAGCCCATGATAAGGAAGAGGATCAAGTCTAAGCGGAGGGATGCTGCTTCTCAGATAGTGAAGAGGCTGTTGAGGCCGAGGAATCACACTATTAAGGTTCCATCTCCAAAT TCTATGGTAACAAACTTGCGCCGCTCAACAAGAAAACGGAAAATGTCTATAAATTTAGAAGATTATGACACAGATACTTCTGGCTCAGAAGATGATGATTTACTG GCTTCCAAATACCAGCCTTCTCAGCAGAGAAAACGAATTACAAGAACTAATTCTCTTCCTCGTCGAGAAGGATTGCGGCCTAGAAGGTCTTTGAATGATAGAAGAGCATACCAAGAAACAGAGGAAGGACAAGAGAGTTCTGAAGAACAAGAATCTGAAGATGAAACAGAAAATGATGGCGATGAGGATGAGGATGCTGGAAATGAAGAGGATGGTGATTTGGGTGATGAAGTAGCAGAAGATGAGGAAGTGGGGGATGAAGTTGCAGAAGACGAGGAAATGGGAGATGAAGTAGCAGAAGATGGTGATGATGAAGAGGGTGAAGAAGAACAGGAAGGAAGGAAACGATATGACTTGAGGAACCGTGCTGAGGTTCGTAGGCTTGATTCTGAAAAGGAGGGCAAACAAAGAATTGTGTCCCCTCGAAAAATACTTCATCGGGGTATGAATTCCAAAAACAAAAGATATCTGAGCAAAGATGGATCTCGAGTTCATAGGCGTCGAGGTATGCCATTACCTGATGATTCAGATGATTCTCTTCTTGTGGACGAATTCAATGAAGGCCCATCTACCCCTTGGATGCGAAACAGAAGTGGGATGCCATGGCTCTTGGGTGGCCTGGATATACATGGTTCAACAGCATGGGGATTAAATGTTGCTGCATCCGGATGGAGTTATCAGGGCGAAGCTATTAGTTCATTATCTACGGGGATTCAAACTGCCGGACCAAGTTCAAAGGGAGGGGCAGACATTCAACCATTACAAGTGGATGAAAATGTGAGTTTCGAAGACATAGGAGGTCTTTCAGAGTACATTAATGCACTTAAGGAAATGGTATTCTTTCCCTTACTATATCCTGATTTCTTTGCCAAATATCACATAACTCCTCCAAGGGGAGTTCTGCTTTGTGGTCACCCAGGCACTGGGAAAACATTGATTGCTAGAGCATTAGCGTCTGCTGCATCTAAAGCTGGTCAGAAAGTCAGCTTTTATATGCGCAAGGGAGCTGATGTTCTCAGCAAATGGGTTGGTGAGGCAGAGAGACAGCTGAAAATGCTTTTTGAAGAAGCTCAAAGGAATCAACCTTCAATTATCTTCTTTGATGAGATAGATGGCCTTGCTCCAGTTAGATCCAGCAAACAGGAGCAAATTCATAATTCTATTGTTTCAACATTGCTAGCTCTTATGGATGGGTTGGATTCTCGTGGACAAGTTGTTCTGATAGGTGCTACCAATAGAATTGATGCCATTGATGGAGCTTTGCGCCGCCCAGGGCGTTTTGATCGagaatttatttttcctttaccCGGTTATGAGGCACGTGCTGAAATCTTGTCTATTCATACACGTAAATGGAAGGAACCTGTATCAAAGGAGTTAAAGATGGAACTTGCTGCTAGTTGTGTGGGCTACTGTGGAGCAGATTTAAAATCTCTTTGCACAGAAGCCGCTATCCGTGCTTTTCGTGAGAAATATCCTCAAGTCTATACCAGTGATGAGAAGTTTGTCATTGATGTTGATAGTGTTAGGATTGAAAGACATCACTTTTTAGAAGCCATGTCTACAATCACTCCCTCATCTCACAGGGGATCCATTGTGCACTCTAGGCCATTGTCTTCAACTGTTGCTCCCTGCTTGCAAAGGCATCTTCACAGAATAATGGAACAACTGTCTGATATATTTTCTTTCCTTTCAAATTCAGATGTCAGCAGACTCTCTGCTTTTTCCTGTGGCTCTGGAATTCCTCTTGTTTATAGGCCCCGTCTTCTAATATATGGGGATGAAAGTGCTGGATTG GACCATGTTGGAGCAGCTATTCTACATCAGTTGGAGAAGTTCCCTATTCATTCTATTGGGCTTCCATCTCTTCTATCTGATCCTAGTGCTAAAACACCAGAAGAGGCTTTGGTGCATATATTCAGTGAAGCAAGAAGAACTACTCCCTCTATACTTTACTTACCACAGTTCCATATTTGGTGGGAAACA GCTGATCAACTACTTAAAGCTGTTTTGAAGACTCTTTTGTATGAATTACCTTCAAATCTTCCAGTTCTAGTTATAGGAACATCTTTAGTATCCCTGGAACAAATGGACGTAGATGCTACTTCCATCTTTGCTCTCTCTAACAT ATATCAATTGGATAAACCAACCGCAAATGACAGGCTAAATTTTTGGGAGAAAATGGTTGGAGCTCTGTTGTCTATCCAACTTGAGCAGTCAACAGACAAAGAACTGACAAATCTTCCTGAACTTCCCAAGGCCCCAAAGGAAGTAAGTCATGCAAAACTCTCAGAGCTCAAAGCAAAATCAGAGGCTGAGCAGCATGCTCTTCGCCGGCTCCGGATGTGCCTTCGAGATGTTTGTAACAG GATTTTGTATGACAAGCGATTTAGCGCATTTCACTATCCTGTGTCTGATGAGGACGCACCTGGTTATCATTCTATTATTCATAATCCTATGGATATGGCAACTATCTTGCAGCGAGTAGATTGTGGACAATACCGCACCCGTTCAGAATTTTCACAAGATATTGACCTGATTGTGTCTAATGCTAAG GCTTACAATAAAGATGATTATACCGGTGCTAGGATCGTAAGCAGAGCTTGTGAACTCCGTGATGTG GTGGAAGGTATGTTGACACAGATGGATCCAACACTAATTTCATTCTGTGACAAAATTGCTGCACAAGGCCCATGCCTGCAATTGGCAGATGACGCCGATGGATCGAATGTTTCTGCAGTACCTGTTGCTCAACTAGCTTCTGTTACTAGAGCAAGTGCCCGACTCCGTAATGCCCAACCAGAAGTAAACCCGACACAAAGTTATGAAGCATTGAAGCGGCAAAAGAACCATACAG GTATTGATGAAGGATCTATAGCTGAACCAGTCCAGCAAGAATCTCAAGAACTAGGTGCAAGTGCTCCAGTAGACAATTCAAATAAGGAACAGTTAGAAGCATCAGAAGTAGCGCCTGTTCCTGAAAACGATCATGATGTTGATATGGCTGATGCAGAGTTCTCCGAGCGGTTAGAAGCTGTGAAGCAGCGGTTTATTGAGCGAACAGAAGGCCATGGCATTCCTGAGCTTGAGCTGCTCTACATCAGAGCAATGAAAGATGTGACAGTGGTAGGAAGTAAACATACAGAAGATGCTAAGCTTCTGGTTTTGAGGCATCTTTCGAAATTTGTTGAGGATGATGCAAATATTTAA